One window of the Cryptomeria japonica chromosome 7, Sugi_1.0, whole genome shotgun sequence genome contains the following:
- the LOC131028314 gene encoding uncharacterized protein LOC131028314 — MAACVKCLLPLLLLVGMLGLLTVSASAEDVKVTFLFEQRLDSNGFPLIRGNISSLTNSKAMTPTSDDIWVLTVKVTKGVPYEYYLRVLPQGFRFECTCLPTHRTVLTVPEDYPYSIYPEIVTGYDCNTALCPRSIRQVV; from the exons ATGGCTGCTTGCGTAAAATGCCTTCTCCCACTGCTCCTACTTGTTGGTATGCTCGGCCTTCTGACAGTCTCTGCTTCG GCTGAAGATGTGAAGGTAACTTTTCTATTTGAGCAGCGTCTCGACTCTAATGGATTCCCTTTGATTAGGGGAAACATTTCCTCCCTGACAAATTCTAAGGCCATGACACCAACATCTGATGACATTTGGGTTCTTACTGTG AAAGTGACCAAAGGAGTACCATATGAGTACTATCTGAGGGTGCTGCCTCAAGGGTTCCGCTTTGAATGCACTTGTTTACCTACCCACAGAACTGTGTTGACTGTGCCCGAAGATTATCCATACTCTATCTATCCGGAAATAGTGACCGGATACGACTGTAATACGGCACTATGCCCTCGCTCTATTCGCCAGGTTGTGTGA